In Pantoea cypripedii, the following proteins share a genomic window:
- the nlpI gene encoding lipoprotein NlpI, with protein sequence MKPFLRWCFVATALTLAGCSNSNWRKNEVLAVPLQPTLQQEVILARMEQILASRALTDDERAQLLYERGVLYDSLGLRALARNDFSQALSIRPDMPEVFNYLGIYLTQAGNFDAAYEAFDSVLELDPTYNYAHLNRGIALYYGGRYKLAQDDLLAFYQDDPNDPFRSLWLYLVEHEMDASKAKVTLKQRYDKAVRDQWGWNIVEFYLGDISEKTLMERLKADATDNTSLAEHLSETNFYLGKYYLSLGEKDDAKALFKLAVANNVNNFVEHRYALLELAQLGQAQDDLSESDQQ encoded by the coding sequence ATGAAGCCTTTTTTGCGCTGGTGTTTTGTTGCGACAGCTTTGACGCTGGCAGGATGCAGCAACTCCAATTGGCGTAAGAACGAAGTTCTGGCAGTACCTTTGCAGCCCACACTGCAGCAGGAAGTGATTTTGGCGCGAATGGAACAAATTCTTGCCAGTCGTGCCCTGACCGATGATGAACGCGCACAGCTATTATATGAGCGTGGAGTGTTGTATGATAGCTTAGGTCTGAGAGCATTAGCGCGGAACGATTTTTCGCAAGCGCTGTCTATCAGACCGGATATGCCCGAGGTGTTTAACTATCTCGGCATATATTTAACGCAGGCAGGCAATTTTGATGCTGCCTATGAAGCGTTTGATTCTGTACTTGAGCTTGATCCAACTTACAATTATGCGCATTTAAACCGTGGTATCGCCCTCTATTACGGCGGTCGATACAAGTTAGCGCAAGATGATCTGCTGGCGTTTTATCAAGACGATCCTAATGATCCATTCCGCAGTCTGTGGCTCTACCTCGTTGAACACGAGATGGATGCCAGCAAGGCCAAAGTAACGCTTAAACAACGTTACGACAAAGCGGTCCGGGACCAATGGGGATGGAATATTGTCGAGTTCTACCTGGGCGACATCAGTGAAAAAACATTGATGGAACGTCTCAAGGCGGACGCAACGGATAACACCTCGCTCGCTGAACATCTCAGTGAAACCAACTTCTATTTAGGTAAGTACTACCTAAGTCTGGGGGAGAAGGACGACGCGAAAGCGTTGTTCAAACTGGCGGTGGCCAACAACGTCAACAACTTTGTTGAACACCGATACGCATTGTTGGAACTGGCGCAACTCGGCCAGGCACAAGACGATTTATCAGAATCTGACCAGCAATAG
- the yrbN gene encoding protein YrbN: protein MKMTENFHDELCRLAAAI from the coding sequence ATGAAAATGACTGAAAATTTTCATGACGAGTTATGTAGACTGGCCGCCGCAATCTAA
- a CDS encoding DEAD/DEAH family ATP-dependent RNA helicase, giving the protein MTDIQTTFADLGLNESILSALNDMGYVKPSPIQAECIPHLLAGRDVLGMAQTGSGKTAAFSLPLLNNIDPSLKAPQILVLAPTRELAVQVAEAATEFSKHMRGVNVLALYGGQRYDVQLRALRQGPQIVVGTPGRLLDHLKRGTLDLSNLRGLVLDEADEMLRMGFIEDVETIMAQIPEGHQTALFSATMPEAIRRITKRFMKDPQEVRIQSSVTTRPDISQSYWTAYGRKTDALVRFLEAEDFDAAIIFVRTKNATLEVAEALERSGYNSAALNGDMNQALREQTLERLKDGRLDILIATDVAARGLDVERISLVVNYDIPMDAESYVHRIGRTGRAGRAGRALLFVENRERRLLRNIERTMKLTIPEVELPNAELLGERRLAKFAAKVQQQLESSDLDMYRALLSKMQPEEELDMETLAAALLKMAQGERPLILPADAPRPQRREFRDRDDRRDSRDSRDSRGPRESRDGDRPRRERRDVGEMQLYRIEVGRDDGVEVRHIVGAIANEGDISSRYIGNIKLFGTHSTIELPKGMPGEVLQHFTRTRILNKPMNMQLLGDAQPHERGERSGERRSGGRDFGGERRGNREGGAAGARGEGREGGRRFSSERREGGREGGRFSREGGRGPRREEAGAAAPRRRDI; this is encoded by the coding sequence ATGACTGATATTCAAACCACTTTTGCTGATCTGGGCCTTAACGAATCCATCCTGTCTGCTCTTAACGACATGGGTTACGTCAAGCCGTCACCGATCCAGGCCGAGTGCATTCCGCACCTGCTGGCTGGCCGTGACGTGCTGGGTATGGCACAGACCGGTAGTGGTAAAACTGCAGCGTTCTCTCTGCCGCTGCTGAACAACATTGACCCGTCGCTGAAGGCACCGCAGATTCTGGTGCTGGCACCCACCCGCGAACTGGCGGTGCAGGTAGCTGAAGCAGCGACTGAATTCTCTAAACATATGCGTGGCGTAAACGTATTGGCCCTGTACGGCGGCCAGCGTTATGACGTGCAGCTGCGCGCACTGCGTCAGGGCCCACAAATTGTGGTGGGCACCCCGGGTCGTCTGCTCGACCACCTGAAACGCGGTACGCTTGATCTGTCTAACCTGCGTGGTCTGGTGCTGGACGAAGCCGACGAAATGCTGCGCATGGGCTTTATTGAAGACGTTGAAACCATCATGGCGCAGATCCCGGAAGGTCATCAGACCGCTCTGTTCTCTGCCACCATGCCGGAAGCGATTCGTCGTATCACCAAGCGTTTCATGAAAGATCCGCAGGAAGTGCGCATTCAGTCCAGCGTTACGACTCGCCCGGACATCTCTCAGTCTTACTGGACCGCTTATGGCCGTAAAACTGACGCGCTGGTGCGTTTCCTCGAAGCAGAAGACTTCGATGCTGCGATCATCTTTGTGCGTACCAAAAACGCAACGCTGGAAGTGGCTGAAGCGCTGGAGCGCAGCGGTTACAACAGCGCAGCACTGAACGGTGACATGAACCAGGCTCTGCGTGAGCAGACGCTGGAGCGCCTGAAAGATGGTCGTCTGGACATCCTGATCGCGACCGACGTTGCGGCACGTGGTCTGGACGTTGAGCGTATCAGCCTGGTTGTTAACTACGACATCCCGATGGACGCAGAATCTTACGTTCACCGTATCGGCCGTACCGGTCGTGCGGGCCGTGCAGGCCGTGCGCTGCTGTTCGTTGAGAACCGCGAGCGTCGTCTGCTGCGCAACATTGAACGCACCATGAAGCTGACCATTCCGGAAGTTGAACTGCCGAATGCCGAGCTGCTCGGTGAGCGTCGTCTGGCTAAATTTGCTGCGAAAGTACAGCAGCAGCTGGAAAGCAGCGATCTGGACATGTACCGCGCGCTGCTCAGCAAAATGCAGCCGGAAGAAGAGCTGGATATGGAAACCCTGGCTGCTGCACTGCTGAAAATGGCACAGGGCGAACGTCCGCTGATTCTGCCAGCAGATGCACCGCGTCCGCAGCGTCGTGAATTCCGCGATCGTGATGATCGTCGTGACAGCCGTGATTCACGTGACTCACGCGGTCCGCGTGAAAGCCGTGATGGCGACCGTCCGCGTCGTGAGCGTCGTGACGTTGGCGAAATGCAGCTGTACCGCATTGAAGTGGGCCGTGATGATGGCGTTGAAGTTCGTCATATCGTGGGCGCGATTGCTAACGAAGGCGATATCAGCAGCCGTTACATCGGTAACATCAAGCTGTTTGGTACTCACTCCACCATCGAACTGCCGAAAGGCATGCCGGGTGAAGTTCTGCAGCATTTCACCCGCACGCGTATTCTCAACAAGCCGATGAATATGCAGTTGCTGGGCGATGCACAGCCGCACGAGCGTGGTGAGCGCAGTGGCGAACGTCGTAGCGGCGGTCGTGATTTCGGTGGTGAGCGTCGTGGCAACCGTGAAGGCGGTGCTGCTGGTGCACGTGGTGAAGGTCGTGAAGGCGGTCGTCGCTTCTCTTCTGAGCGTCGTGAAGGTGGCCGTGAAGGCGGACGCTTCAGCCGTGAAGGTGGCCGTGGCCCGCGTCGCGAAGAAGCAGGTGCTGCTGCACCGCGTCGTCGTGACATCTAA
- a CDS encoding SDR family NAD(P)-dependent oxidoreductase has product MKALEGKIALVTGASKGIGAAIAMTFAAAGARVVVNYRQDEVGAADIVTDIRGLGCDAIAVQADISREDDVARLFATCIEQFGAPDIVVNNAGIFHHGDFVALNVVEIQQQLNVNLLGTLLVCQQAARHFPTRGGCIINLSALNSQRSTPGSVLWAATKGAIDTLTQGLARELGPRNIRVNALAPGIILTEGLLAAKKMHPELKAQLIAATPLGRFGLPEDVAQVALFLASEESAYVSGERVLIAGGV; this is encoded by the coding sequence ATGAAAGCACTTGAAGGCAAAATTGCGCTGGTGACGGGCGCTTCGAAAGGCATCGGTGCTGCTATCGCCATGACTTTCGCGGCGGCCGGCGCCCGGGTTGTGGTGAATTATCGTCAGGATGAAGTTGGCGCTGCTGATATCGTTACCGATATTCGCGGGCTGGGCTGCGATGCTATCGCCGTTCAGGCCGATATCTCGCGTGAAGATGATGTGGCACGGCTGTTCGCTACCTGTATTGAGCAATTTGGCGCACCGGATATTGTGGTCAACAATGCAGGCATTTTTCATCACGGCGATTTTGTGGCGCTAAATGTTGTTGAGATACAGCAGCAATTGAATGTCAATCTGCTGGGTACGTTGCTGGTTTGCCAGCAGGCAGCCCGGCATTTCCCCACGCGAGGCGGTTGCATCATTAACCTCAGCGCGCTAAATAGCCAGCGCAGCACCCCAGGCTCGGTGCTGTGGGCAGCGACCAAAGGCGCGATTGATACCCTCACCCAGGGACTGGCACGAGAACTGGGTCCCCGCAATATCCGCGTTAATGCGCTGGCACCTGGCATCATCCTGACCGAAGGCTTACTGGCCGCGAAGAAGATGCATCCGGAGCTAAAAGCACAGTTAATTGCGGCAACACCGCTGGGACGTTTTGGTTTGCCGGAAGATGTCGCGCAGGTTGCGCTGTTTCTGGCATCGGAAGAATCAGCCTATGTCAGCGGTGAACGGGTGCTGATCGCTGGCGGGGTGTAA
- a CDS encoding AraC family transcriptional regulator: MIHQEQWQQLVAMIARHAPDDGRHLSAIDFLSFGRSSRPTSLSHVATWASFALVAQGQKSLRMGEDVMHYGAGDLLLVTLDMAVQSCVVTATPEKPNLGVGITINETRLMRYLEHFPMHLVGAAATNERGITVHKVAPPLVDAVIRLVELLDQPQDIAALAPLIEQEIFYRLLTGPEGPRILNMALAERPGNKVARAARWLRENFHQPLKMDQLASNVGMSISSLHHHFKAVTAMTPMQYQKQLRLNEARRLMLMEKLDAGTAGYRVGYQSASQFSREYSRFYGQSPGRDVRQNAVGAEAWPPQ; the protein is encoded by the coding sequence ATGATTCATCAGGAACAGTGGCAGCAACTGGTTGCCATGATTGCCCGCCACGCCCCAGACGATGGACGTCATCTTAGCGCCATCGATTTTCTCTCTTTTGGTCGCAGCTCCAGGCCAACCAGCCTGTCACACGTGGCCACCTGGGCCAGTTTCGCGTTGGTGGCACAGGGGCAGAAATCGCTTCGTATGGGTGAGGATGTGATGCATTACGGCGCGGGAGATTTGCTGCTGGTGACGCTGGATATGGCGGTGCAATCCTGCGTGGTCACGGCGACACCGGAGAAACCCAATCTGGGTGTGGGCATCACCATCAATGAAACACGTCTGATGCGCTATCTGGAACATTTCCCGATGCATTTGGTGGGTGCCGCAGCGACCAATGAGCGCGGTATCACGGTACACAAGGTGGCTCCTCCGCTGGTGGATGCGGTGATTCGTCTGGTCGAGTTACTGGATCAGCCGCAGGATATTGCTGCGCTGGCGCCGTTGATTGAACAGGAAATTTTCTATCGACTGCTCACTGGCCCGGAAGGACCCCGCATTCTGAATATGGCGCTGGCAGAACGTCCGGGCAACAAAGTGGCGCGAGCGGCACGCTGGCTGCGGGAAAATTTTCATCAGCCCCTGAAGATGGATCAACTGGCAAGCAACGTAGGCATGAGTATTTCGTCCCTGCATCACCACTTTAAAGCGGTTACCGCCATGACGCCGATGCAGTATCAAAAGCAATTACGCCTCAACGAAGCGCGCCGCCTGATGTTGATGGAAAAGCTGGACGCCGGAACGGCAGGGTATCGGGTGGGGTATCAGAGCGCTTCACAATTCAGCCGCGAATACAGCCGTTTTTATGGTCAGTCGCCGGGACGTGATGTGCGGCAGAATGCGGTGGGGGCCGAAGCCTGGCCACCGCAATAA
- a CDS encoding luciferase-like monooxygenase translates to MSEKKTVRLSVLDLAPIPQGATPRDAFHNSLALARQAEALGFYRYWLAEHHNMTGIASAATSVLIGYLAANTETLRLGSGGIMLPNHSPLVIAEQFGTLESLYPGRIDLGLGRAPGSDQRTMLALRRHLSGAQADSFPDDVAELINWFDAEVGECPPVQPVPGLCSKIPVWLLGSSLYSAQLAAQLGLPFAFASHFAPDLLFQALHVYREKFQPSARLAKPYAMVCVNVVAADSERDARFLFTSMQQQFINLRRGKPGPLPAPVENMDNLWSPSEQYGVQQALSMSIVGDSDKVRHGLAALLRETQADEIMVNGQIYDPQARLRSFALAMEAARSL, encoded by the coding sequence ATGTCTGAGAAAAAAACTGTTCGCCTGTCCGTGCTGGACCTGGCCCCCATTCCACAGGGCGCAACGCCGCGTGATGCGTTCCACAATTCGCTGGCCCTGGCCCGTCAGGCTGAAGCCCTCGGCTTTTACCGCTATTGGTTAGCTGAACACCACAACATGACCGGCATTGCCAGTGCAGCCACCTCGGTGCTGATTGGTTATCTGGCTGCCAACACCGAAACCCTGCGCCTCGGTTCAGGCGGCATTATGCTGCCCAACCATTCACCCCTGGTGATTGCAGAGCAGTTTGGCACCCTGGAATCACTCTATCCGGGACGTATTGATCTCGGTCTGGGCCGTGCGCCGGGTTCCGATCAGCGCACCATGCTGGCGCTGCGTCGCCATCTTTCCGGCGCGCAGGCTGATAGCTTCCCGGACGATGTTGCCGAGCTGATTAACTGGTTTGACGCCGAAGTCGGTGAATGTCCGCCGGTGCAGCCAGTACCGGGCCTGTGCTCGAAAATTCCGGTATGGCTGCTGGGTTCCAGCCTCTACAGCGCGCAGCTGGCAGCTCAACTGGGCTTACCGTTCGCCTTTGCCTCACACTTCGCCCCTGACCTGCTGTTCCAGGCGCTGCATGTGTATCGTGAGAAATTCCAGCCATCAGCGCGTCTGGCAAAACCTTACGCCATGGTATGTGTGAACGTGGTTGCCGCCGACAGCGAACGCGATGCCCGTTTCCTGTTCACCTCGATGCAGCAGCAGTTTATCAACCTGCGTCGCGGCAAGCCCGGCCCGCTACCGGCACCGGTGGAGAACATGGATAACCTGTGGTCGCCGTCAGAACAATATGGTGTCCAGCAGGCGCTGAGCATGTCGATCGTGGGTGATAGCGATAAAGTGCGCCATGGCCTTGCGGCCTTGCTGCGTGAAACCCAGGCGGATGAAATCATGGTGAATGGCCAGATTTACGATCCGCAGGCGCGTTTGCGCTCGTTTGCACTGGCGATGGAAGCCGCCCGCTCGCTGTAA
- a CDS encoding U32 family peptidase gives MKYAIGPVLWYWPSDKLENFYQLAAQSSAEIVYLGEAVCSKRRATPFAQWMEMGRALARHGKQVVISTLALLQSPSELKELRRYVENGEFLIEANDIGTVNMAAERQLPFVAGPTLNVYNAQTLQLLLKEGMTRWCMPVEMSRDWLIQLLQQCDAAGIRDRFEVEVLGYGYLPLALSARCFTARSENRAKDDCQTCCIDYPNGRRVLSQEGQQVFVLNGIQTMSGYCYNLGNDLVGMHNWVEIVRLSPQDDSTLEDVDRFRANEAGEAPLMVARGSDSNGYWRRLAGMALDSGR, from the coding sequence ATGAAATACGCAATCGGCCCGGTACTGTGGTACTGGCCCAGCGACAAACTGGAAAACTTTTATCAGCTTGCCGCGCAATCCAGCGCAGAAATCGTCTATCTGGGTGAGGCGGTGTGCAGCAAACGCCGCGCCACGCCTTTCGCCCAATGGATGGAAATGGGCCGCGCACTGGCCCGGCACGGCAAACAGGTGGTGATTAGCACGCTGGCGCTGCTGCAATCGCCATCGGAACTGAAAGAACTGCGCCGCTATGTGGAAAACGGCGAGTTTCTGATTGAAGCCAACGACATCGGTACGGTGAATATGGCGGCCGAACGCCAGTTACCCTTCGTCGCTGGCCCGACGCTTAACGTCTACAACGCGCAAACCTTGCAGCTGTTGCTGAAAGAAGGCATGACGCGCTGGTGTATGCCGGTTGAGATGTCACGCGACTGGCTGATTCAGCTGTTGCAGCAGTGCGATGCCGCAGGCATCCGCGATCGCTTTGAGGTAGAAGTGCTGGGTTACGGCTATCTGCCGCTGGCCTTGTCCGCGCGCTGCTTCACCGCGCGCTCGGAAAATCGCGCCAAAGACGATTGTCAGACCTGTTGCATCGACTATCCCAACGGACGACGCGTATTGTCCCAGGAAGGCCAGCAGGTGTTTGTGCTGAATGGTATCCAAACCATGAGTGGCTACTGCTACAACCTTGGCAATGATCTGGTCGGCATGCATAACTGGGTCGAAATCGTCCGTTTATCGCCGCAGGACGACAGCACGCTGGAGGATGTGGATCGCTTCCGCGCCAACGAAGCGGGTGAAGCGCCGCTGATGGTGGCCCGCGGCAGTGACAGCAATGGTTACTGGCGACGCCTGGCAGGAATGGCGCTGGATAGCGGCCGCTGA
- the ubiU gene encoding ubiquinone anaerobic biosynthesis protein UbiU, which translates to MELLCPAGNLPALKSAVEHGADAVYVGLKDDTNARHFAGLNFTDKKLAEAARFVHQHRRKLHVAINTFAHPDGMNRWQQAIDIAAQNGADALILADIATLEYAAKHYPQVERHLSVQASATNLEAIRFYHRHFQLHRVVLPRVLSLHQVKQLARETPVPLEVFAFGSLCIMAEGRCYLSSWLTGESPNSAGACSPAKFVRWQQTPQGMESRLNEVLIDRYGPEESAGYPTLCKGRYEVDNQRYHVLEEPTSLNTLSLLPELLRAGVASVKIEGRQRSPAYVAQVAKVWRQAIDRCMAAPEQYAVQEPWMQALGELSEGSQTTLGAYHRDWQ; encoded by the coding sequence ATGGAACTGCTGTGCCCGGCGGGGAATTTACCCGCGCTGAAATCGGCGGTGGAGCATGGCGCCGACGCCGTCTACGTCGGCCTGAAAGACGATACCAATGCCCGCCACTTTGCTGGTCTTAATTTTACCGACAAAAAACTGGCCGAAGCGGCGCGCTTTGTGCACCAGCATCGGCGCAAGCTGCACGTCGCGATTAACACCTTTGCCCATCCTGACGGCATGAATCGCTGGCAACAGGCGATTGATATCGCGGCGCAAAATGGTGCTGACGCGCTGATTCTCGCCGATATCGCCACGCTGGAATATGCGGCAAAGCACTATCCGCAGGTTGAACGCCACCTTTCAGTACAGGCGTCGGCCACCAATCTGGAAGCGATCCGCTTTTATCACCGTCATTTTCAGCTGCATCGCGTGGTGCTGCCGCGCGTACTGTCGCTGCATCAGGTAAAGCAGCTGGCGCGTGAAACACCGGTACCGCTGGAAGTGTTCGCTTTCGGTAGCCTGTGCATCATGGCCGAAGGCCGCTGCTACCTCTCCTCATGGCTGACCGGAGAATCACCGAACAGCGCCGGAGCCTGTTCACCCGCCAAATTCGTGCGCTGGCAACAGACGCCGCAGGGCATGGAATCACGCCTGAATGAGGTACTGATTGACCGCTATGGACCGGAGGAAAGTGCCGGTTATCCCACCCTGTGTAAAGGACGCTACGAGGTCGATAACCAGCGTTATCACGTGCTGGAAGAACCCACCAGCCTCAACACCCTGTCGCTGCTGCCGGAACTGCTGCGTGCCGGTGTGGCATCAGTGAAGATTGAGGGCCGCCAGCGCAGCCCGGCCTATGTGGCGCAGGTGGCGAAAGTGTGGCGTCAGGCGATTGACCGTTGTATGGCCGCGCCAGAGCAATACGCCGTCCAGGAACCCTGGATGCAGGCGCTGGGTGAACTTTCTGAAGGTAGCCAGACCACGCTCGGTGCTTACCATCGCGACTGGCAGTAA
- the ubiT gene encoding ubiquinone anaerobic biosynthesis accessory factor UbiT produces the protein MVFTRLRGLIVEKGPEFLALPVSLTPFALKKAVLQQLLNWQFRHALAEGELDFLEGRSLGIEISDINLRWMTTLQAGRLTVSRDTEADVWFRGEANDLLLVAARKADPDMLFFQRRLVIEGDTELGLEVKNLMDAIELDAMPTPLRTGLQQLAAFVEAGLKQDAKATESRAGISC, from the coding sequence ATGGTGTTTACTCGCTTACGCGGTCTGATTGTTGAAAAAGGGCCAGAATTCTTAGCCTTACCGGTGTCATTAACCCCTTTCGCGCTGAAAAAAGCCGTTTTGCAACAACTCCTAAACTGGCAATTTCGCCATGCTTTGGCTGAGGGTGAGTTAGACTTTCTGGAAGGGCGCTCCCTGGGAATCGAAATCAGCGACATCAATTTGCGCTGGATGACCACGTTACAGGCCGGGCGTCTGACTGTTTCGCGCGACACCGAAGCTGATGTCTGGTTTCGCGGCGAAGCCAACGATCTGTTGCTGGTGGCAGCACGCAAAGCGGACCCCGATATGTTGTTCTTTCAACGCCGTCTGGTGATTGAAGGTGACACGGAGCTGGGGCTGGAGGTGAAGAACCTGATGGATGCCATTGAACTGGATGCCATGCCCACGCCATTGCGAACGGGATTGCAGCAGCTGGCTGCTTTTGTTGAGGCTGGACTGAAACAGGACGCGAAGGCCACTGAGTCGCGCGCGGGGATCTCATGTTGA
- a CDS encoding GNAT family N-acetyltransferase, whose product MLIRTEIGVDAASIDSLLKRCFTSAAEAELVQQLREDGLLTLGVVATDDEGQVLGYAAFSPVTLQGEDRNWVALAPLAVDETVRKQGIGKQLVYEGLDALNEFGYSAVVVLGDPAYYHDFGFEPAARHGLHCRWPGSEAAFQVYKLADDAFAGAEGQIEFAAPFNRFA is encoded by the coding sequence ATGTTGATTCGTACTGAAATTGGCGTCGATGCGGCCAGCATCGACAGTCTGTTAAAGCGCTGTTTTACCAGCGCCGCCGAAGCGGAACTGGTACAGCAGTTGCGTGAAGATGGTTTGCTGACCCTTGGCGTGGTGGCGACCGATGATGAAGGTCAGGTTTTGGGGTATGCCGCGTTCAGCCCGGTGACGTTGCAGGGCGAAGACCGTAACTGGGTCGCTCTGGCACCGTTGGCGGTGGATGAGACGGTACGCAAACAGGGCATCGGTAAACAGCTGGTGTATGAAGGGCTGGATGCGCTGAACGAATTTGGTTACAGCGCGGTGGTGGTGCTGGGCGATCCGGCTTACTACCATGACTTCGGCTTTGAACCGGCAGCGCGTCACGGGCTACATTGCCGCTGGCCTGGCTCGGAAGCCGCATTTCAGGTGTATAAACTGGCTGATGACGCGTTCGCAGGGGCGGAAGGGCAGATCGAGTTCGCTGCACCCTTCAATCGTTTTGCGTAA
- a CDS encoding GIY-YIG nuclease family protein codes for MEQGWQLYMLQTAAGQLYTGITTDVNRRLQQHQQGRGARSLRGKGPLTLVFHCDAGDRSAASRLEYQVKQLSRAQKLQLVAQQPPSLNNWFTQND; via the coding sequence ATGGAGCAGGGCTGGCAGCTGTATATGCTGCAAACCGCCGCAGGCCAACTCTACACCGGCATCACCACAGACGTGAACCGGCGTTTACAGCAGCATCAGCAGGGACGTGGAGCGCGATCATTGCGCGGAAAAGGTCCACTGACGCTGGTATTTCATTGTGATGCGGGCGATCGGTCTGCCGCATCACGGCTTGAGTATCAGGTGAAGCAGTTAAGCCGGGCACAGAAACTGCAACTGGTGGCGCAACAGCCGCCCAGCCTGAACAACTGGTTTACGCAAAACGATTGA
- a CDS encoding YhbP family protein: MSDHSHLIRYLKKQHALSLCATDGDDLWCANCFYVFDESRMVFWLMTEPDTRHGQLMQANPRVAGTVNGQPKTVLLIKGVQYRGHIQRLSDEAEQQARHAYQRRFPISRAVTAPLWEIVLEEVKMTDNALGFGKKIVWQRGDS; the protein is encoded by the coding sequence GTGTCCGACCATTCCCATCTGATTCGCTACCTGAAAAAACAGCATGCGCTGTCGCTGTGCGCGACAGACGGCGACGATCTATGGTGCGCCAACTGTTTTTATGTCTTCGATGAATCCCGCATGGTTTTCTGGCTGATGACCGAGCCGGATACCCGACATGGCCAGCTGATGCAGGCTAATCCGCGCGTGGCCGGCACCGTCAACGGCCAGCCGAAAACCGTGCTGCTGATCAAGGGTGTACAGTATCGCGGCCATATTCAGCGCTTAAGCGATGAGGCTGAACAACAGGCGCGTCATGCTTATCAGCGCCGTTTCCCGATCTCACGCGCCGTCACGGCACCGCTGTGGGAGATTGTGCTGGAAGAAGTGAAGATGACCGATAACGCGCTGGGCTTCGGCAAAAAAATTGTCTGGCAGCGCGGTGATTCGTAG
- a CDS encoding type 1 glutamine amidotransferase domain-containing protein: MSKKIAVLITDEFEDSEFTSPAEAYTKAGHEVVTIEMKAGKTVKGKKGKAEVKIDKDIDHVDAAEFDALLLPGGHSPDTLRGDDRFVNFTKAFVASGKPVFAICHGPQLLISANGVRGRKMTCVKAIAIDLRNAGADFYDKEVVVDDDKLVTSRTPDDLPAFNRESLRILNTTA; encoded by the coding sequence ATGAGCAAGAAAATTGCGGTATTGATTACCGATGAATTTGAAGACTCAGAATTTACCTCACCGGCGGAGGCTTACACCAAAGCGGGCCATGAAGTGGTCACCATCGAGATGAAAGCCGGTAAAACTGTCAAAGGCAAAAAAGGCAAAGCCGAGGTAAAAATCGATAAGGATATTGATCACGTGGACGCGGCAGAGTTCGATGCCCTGCTGCTGCCGGGCGGACATTCACCCGATACGCTGCGCGGTGACGATCGTTTCGTCAACTTCACCAAAGCGTTTGTCGCCAGTGGCAAACCGGTATTTGCCATCTGTCACGGGCCGCAGTTATTGATCAGTGCCAATGGCGTACGCGGGCGCAAAATGACCTGCGTGAAAGCCATCGCCATTGATCTGCGCAACGCCGGTGCGGACTTCTACGACAAAGAAGTGGTGGTGGATGATGACAAACTGGTCACCAGCCGCACCCCGGATGATCTGCCCGCCTTTAACCGCGAATCCCTGCGGATTCTCAACACTACGGCCTGA